In the Bombiscardovia apis genome, GCGCAGAAGTCTGCGGTAGCCAAGGCAGACGTCCAGATGTTTTCTTCCGGTACATCGATACCAGAACGACCTAAACGAGCAGATAAATCCCTAGGTGTGTAAACCGGATTGTTGGTAAGAACTAAGAACCTTCGATCGTTTGCTTTTAGCGTTTCGATGAATTCTGCTGCGCCAGGCAGCGCGGTGTTCTCATGTACGAGAACACCGTCCATATCAGTAAGCCAGGTCTCGATCTTCTTGACTGCCAAACTGCTTCCTTTCGGTTGGCCGCCGACCTGTCCTAGGGCTTGCCCCGAAGGGATCGGCAAGCTGCAAGCTCCCCCACCTGGATTCGAACCAAGACTAAAGGTTCCAAAGACCCGTGTGCTGCCATTACACCATGGGGGAAAGGCAGGTTGCCCTGCCAAGTTCAATTATGACATATCCCCTCGATACGCCACGCACTTGCGCGTGGCGCGCGAGAAATCAAGCAAAAAGGAAGCCTTGCCCGTGATGGGATGGATAGTTGTCGAAGAGCTTAGCCACGGAACCATCTTCGAATACTGCACGAATTGCTGAACCCAGCAGAGGCGCAATCGAGAGTACTGTCAGGTTATCCCAACGCTTCTCTTCAGGAATCGGCACGGTGTCAGTAAGTACCACTTCGCGGGCGTCACAATTCTTTAGACGCTCGACAGCCGGCCCAGAAAGCACACCGTGAGTAGCTACGATAGTGATGGAGTTTGCTCCAGCTTCGCGTAATACCGAGCAAGCTTGAGCAATAGTGCCGCCTGTATCAATCAAATCATCAACCAAGACGCAGTCGAGCCCCTTCACATCGCCGACTACACGATTAGCCACTGCTTTGTTGGGCTGAGTGATGTCACGGGTCTTGTGAATAAAGGCCAGAGGAACGCCACCCAAGCGCTGAGCCCACTGCTCGGCCACGCGGATACGACCAGCATCGGGAGAAACTACGGCAACATTGGACAAGTCCAAGCGATCGCGAACATAGTCAACCAAGACAGGCATAGCAATCAGGTGGTCAACAGGACCATCAAAGAATCCTTGAGACTGAGAGGCATGCAGGTCTACTGACATGATGCGGTCAGCACCCGCCGTCTTGAGCAAGTCAAACATCAAGCGACAAGAAATAGGCTCGCGGCCCAAGTGCTTCTTGTCTTGACGAGAATAGCCCAACAGGGGGCAAACTGCCGTGATAGA is a window encoding:
- a CDS encoding ribose-phosphate diphosphokinase, coding for MVSTILKGRPGKNLILVTGRTHPKLATEVAAQLGIEVLETTAYDFANGEMYVRYTESVRGADVFVLQSHADPINKSIMEQLIMIDALKRASARSITAVCPLLGYSRQDKKHLGREPISCRLMFDLLKTAGADRIMSVDLHASQSQGFFDGPVDHLIAMPVLVDYVRDRLDLSNVAVVSPDAGRIRVAEQWAQRLGGVPLAFIHKTRDITQPNKAVANRVVGDVKGLDCVLVDDLIDTGGTIAQACSVLREAGANSITIVATHGVLSGPAVERLKNCDAREVVLTDTVPIPEEKRWDNLTVLSIAPLLGSAIRAVFEDGSVAKLFDNYPSHHGQGFLFA